TTCCGAAATGCTGAGGTCCGAATGCAACAGCAGGCGCTTCGCATCCAGCAATCGACGATGGCGGATCAGCTCTCCGGCCGAGTGGCCTGTCTCCTGGTGAATGACGTCATTCAGATGATTCACCGTGACTCCGAGCTGCTTCGCGTAAGGAGCCAGAGCCTGCCACTCGCGGAAATGATGTTCCAAAGCCAAATGAAACTGACGCGCGAGAAGGGCGGCCCGGGTGGGTTCGGATCCCGGGTGGCCTGCGGCATCCAGACGGCTCGCCTCGATAAACAGGATGCGCAGAAGAGCGCGCAGCACCTCCATGACACCACGCCTGCCGCCATCATACTCACGTTGCAAGTCCACAAACAGCTCTAGGAGGCGACCTGCCTCCTTCTTCTTGACCTGGAACCAGGGGGCGGCACCTGGGGCGAAGAAAAAGGGCAACTCCACCAGCATGCTGGGCGGTGGCGACTGATGATCAAAAAACGCCTGGGTGAACGAGGCCACCGTGCCACGCATGGAGGCCGCACGCGGGTAAATGGTGTGAACCTGCCCAGGACTGAGGAAAAACAGCGTGATGCCAGTGACATCATATTCACGGAAATCATGCATCAGCCGGGCCGGCCCCTGAATGAGGAAGAGCTGGAAGAAATCATGAAAATGAGGGATCAGCCGCTGAGGTTCCTGGCTCATGGAAAGCTCTAGAGGCATCACGACCACCCCCTGCTCACGCAGGCTGTCCTGCCCGTAGTCGCTCATCTGGAGCGAGGGGATGGTGCGGCGGTTCATGTGGCTGGGA
This genomic interval from Prosthecobacter algae contains the following:
- a CDS encoding helix-turn-helix domain-containing protein, coding for MNRRTIPSLQMSDYGQDSLREQGVVVMPLELSMSQEPQRLIPHFHDFFQLFLIQGPARLMHDFREYDVTGITLFFLSPGQVHTIYPRAASMRGTVASFTQAFFDHQSPPPSMLVELPFFFAPGAAPWFQVKKKEAGRLLELFVDLQREYDGGRRGVMEVLRALLRILFIEASRLDAAGHPGSEPTRAALLARQFHLALEHHFREWQALAPYAKQLGVTVNHLNDVIHQETGHSAGELIRHRRLLDAKRLLLHSDLSISEIGYQTGFQDPSYFSRFFRRYAGDTPAEFREAIREKYH